Proteins from one Pyrobaculum neutrophilum V24Sta genomic window:
- a CDS encoding prephenate dehydratase: MFINAGVYRLEEELYALLRERAKYNVPPLIDGPLAPLIASAVSRAHSPAVAYLGPERSFTWEAAASLYPHGTHVAYKTITEVFKAVEKGAVDYGVVPFINSLEGPVGETVDALATHDVKILAMGEMRITLCLAKRGTPRVVYTHPHAAAQARKIISALGAEVVYTASTSEAVRELERCQDCAVIASPKALEGYEKTCGVEDGESYTRFAVLSREGGPGGSRAALIFAVPNVAGALYKALGPIARRGINMTLIYSRPTKLSPWDYFFLVEVEAGAGVEEALEEMRLYTTVLKLAGRYNIITIAQPAAGPAR, from the coding sequence GTGTTTATTAATGCAGGGGTTTACAGACTGGAGGAGGAGCTCTACGCCCTCCTGAGAGAGAGGGCGAAGTACAACGTACCGCCGCTGATCGACGGCCCCCTCGCCCCCCTTATAGCCTCGGCCGTCTCAAGGGCGCACTCCCCCGCTGTGGCCTACCTCGGCCCCGAGCGGTCCTTCACCTGGGAAGCTGCGGCGTCGCTGTATCCACACGGGACGCATGTGGCGTATAAGACGATAACGGAGGTGTTTAAGGCCGTTGAGAAAGGCGCGGTGGACTACGGCGTGGTGCCCTTTATAAACAGCCTAGAGGGGCCGGTCGGAGAGACGGTGGACGCCCTGGCCACACACGACGTCAAGATACTGGCTATGGGGGAGATGAGGATAACCCTCTGCCTCGCCAAGAGGGGCACCCCCCGCGTCGTCTACACCCACCCCCACGCCGCCGCACAGGCTAGGAAGATCATCTCGGCGCTAGGCGCCGAGGTGGTCTACACGGCCTCCACCTCCGAGGCCGTCAGAGAGCTGGAGCGGTGCCAAGACTGCGCGGTGATCGCCTCGCCTAAGGCGCTTGAGGGGTACGAGAAGACGTGTGGAGTCGAAGACGGGGAGAGCTACACAAGGTTCGCGGTGCTCTCCAGAGAGGGAGGCCCCGGCGGGTCCAGAGCGGCGCTGATTTTCGCCGTCCCAAACGTGGCGGGCGCCCTCTACAAGGCGCTCGGCCCCATAGCGAGACGCGGCATAAACATGACCCTCATATACTCGAGGCCCACCAAGCTCTCCCCCTGGGACTACTTCTTCCTCGTGGAGGTGGAGGCCGGGGCGGGGGTAGAGGAGGCGCTTGAGGAGATGAGGCTGTACACCACCGTGTTGAAGCTGGCGGGCCGCTACAACATAATCACGATAGCCCAGCCAGCTGCCGGGCCTGCTCGATGA
- a CDS encoding DEAD/DEAH box helicase → MEVSELPLDGRLISVLRGRGVRELFPPQVEAVKAGLFDGRSVLLCTATASGKSLLAEVASVKAALEGGMALYAVPLKALAYEKLVHFSHYGGLAKVGVSTGDFDSEDRRLHEYDVLVVTYEKLDSLLRHRPGWLSSVKTVVVDEIHYLGDPRRGPVLESIIAKLKHLGLRAQFIGLSATVGNAAEVAEWLGARLVASSWRPVPLREGVYHGGRIYYPDGTYRRVEAAGDAEVALAVDAVAGGGQALVFASSRSSTVRIAKAVAKAIAAHPARLIDVAEASRLAGEVARASSSKIIGRELAELVARGVAFHNAGLELEVRRLVEEGFRRGVVKVVVSTTTLAAGVNLPARRVVVADFERFDPVVGREEIPVLEYKQMAGRAGRPGLDAVGEAVLVARSKNEVGYLMERYVRGQVEEVRSHILAGPNLRAHVLGAVGGGYARSIDELVDFFSNTLGYHQARTAVKSALLRSRVGAAVEELEEWGFLERDGERVYATELGRQVARLYLDPETAARYIELIKSLRGGNTSAYLYVVLTARDFPRVRRGRADRRVAEEVLSVLDVEEDEEFEEVVKTASVLTAWIEEEDEDAIFNRFEVAPGDLRVYIDLFEWLGNAAAKLAGMLGLEEHRRGLEVVTARVIYGVREELLELVTALRGVGRVRARALYNFGYRTVKDLAKASVREIASLPGFGERLAESIIEQARQLAGLS, encoded by the coding sequence GTGGAGGTTTCTGAGCTTCCCCTAGATGGGCGTTTGATCTCCGTGCTGAGGGGGAGGGGGGTCCGGGAGCTCTTCCCCCCTCAGGTGGAGGCTGTCAAGGCGGGTCTCTTCGACGGGAGGAGCGTGCTCCTCTGCACCGCCACGGCCTCGGGCAAATCCCTCCTGGCCGAGGTGGCGTCTGTGAAGGCGGCGTTGGAGGGGGGGATGGCGCTGTATGCCGTCCCGCTGAAGGCGCTTGCCTACGAGAAGCTGGTGCACTTCTCCCACTACGGCGGTCTGGCTAAGGTGGGCGTCTCCACGGGGGACTTCGACTCCGAGGACAGGAGGTTGCACGAGTACGACGTGTTGGTTGTGACATACGAGAAGCTGGACAGCCTCCTGAGGCATAGGCCGGGGTGGCTGAGCTCTGTAAAAACGGTGGTGGTGGACGAGATCCACTACCTCGGCGACCCGAGGAGGGGGCCGGTGCTTGAGTCTATCATCGCCAAGCTTAAACACCTGGGCCTCAGGGCGCAGTTCATCGGCTTAAGCGCCACCGTGGGGAACGCCGCCGAGGTGGCGGAGTGGCTGGGGGCTAGGCTTGTGGCGTCCAGCTGGAGGCCCGTCCCGCTGAGGGAGGGGGTCTACCACGGGGGGAGGATATACTACCCAGACGGCACATATAGGCGGGTTGAGGCGGCGGGCGACGCCGAGGTTGCCCTGGCGGTGGACGCCGTGGCGGGCGGGGGACAGGCGCTTGTGTTCGCCAGTAGCAGATCCTCCACGGTGAGGATCGCCAAGGCGGTGGCTAAGGCCATCGCGGCCCACCCCGCCAGGCTGATCGACGTGGCCGAGGCGTCGAGGCTGGCCGGGGAGGTCGCCAGGGCCTCCTCCAGCAAGATCATAGGGAGGGAGCTCGCGGAGCTTGTGGCGCGGGGCGTGGCTTTCCACAACGCCGGCTTGGAGCTGGAGGTGAGGAGGCTGGTGGAGGAGGGCTTCAGGAGGGGGGTCGTCAAGGTGGTGGTGTCCACGACGACGCTGGCCGCGGGGGTGAACCTGCCGGCTAGGAGGGTCGTGGTGGCGGACTTCGAGCGTTTTGACCCCGTGGTGGGGAGGGAGGAGATCCCGGTTCTCGAGTATAAGCAGATGGCCGGCCGCGCCGGCAGGCCGGGCCTCGACGCCGTGGGGGAGGCCGTCTTGGTGGCGAGGAGTAAAAACGAGGTGGGCTACCTCATGGAGAGGTACGTCAGGGGGCAGGTGGAGGAGGTGAGGTCCCACATCTTGGCCGGCCCCAACCTCAGGGCGCACGTCTTGGGGGCGGTGGGGGGCGGCTACGCCCGGTCTATAGACGAGCTGGTGGACTTCTTCTCCAACACCCTGGGGTACCACCAGGCGAGGACCGCCGTCAAGTCGGCTCTACTTCGGTCCAGGGTGGGGGCGGCCGTGGAGGAGCTGGAGGAGTGGGGGTTCCTGGAGCGAGACGGCGAGCGCGTATACGCGACGGAGCTGGGGAGGCAGGTGGCGAGGCTGTATCTAGACCCCGAGACGGCCGCCAGATACATCGAGCTTATAAAGAGCTTGAGGGGGGGCAACACGTCGGCGTATCTCTACGTCGTGCTCACGGCGCGCGACTTCCCCAGGGTGAGGAGGGGGAGGGCGGATAGGCGCGTGGCCGAGGAGGTCCTCTCCGTGCTCGACGTGGAGGAGGACGAGGAGTTTGAGGAGGTGGTTAAGACCGCCTCGGTGCTGACGGCGTGGATCGAGGAGGAGGACGAAGACGCCATATTCAACAGGTTCGAGGTGGCGCCGGGGGATCTGCGGGTGTACATAGACCTATTCGAGTGGCTTGGGAACGCGGCGGCTAAGCTAGCCGGTATGCTGGGCTTGGAGGAGCACAGGAGGGGGCTGGAGGTGGTGACGGCGAGGGTGATCTACGGCGTTAGGGAGGAGTTGCTGGAGCTCGTGACTGCGCTGAGGGGCGTGGGGAGAGTTAGAGCTAGGGCTCTCTACAACTTCGGCTACAGGACGGTTAAGGACTTGGCCAAGGCCTCCGTCAGGGAGATAGCCTCTCTGCCCGGCTTCGGCGAGAGGCTGGCCGAGTCCATCATCGAGCAGGCCCGGCAGCTGGCTGGGCTATCGTGA
- the mcm gene encoding minichromosome maintenance protein MCM, whose protein sequence is MSAEVELDLVRDRIREFVTSSEKVSDEVINMIIQRKRSLEVDFHDILLFDKSLADLFVERPRLVLPEADKVVQEVVEEKDPETARALRRFHFRVRGSPLAVPLRKLRSEYIGRLIRIEGIVTRQTPPKHFLHRALYRCTQCGYEIELLQELERHVEPPAKCPRCGASKSFTLVTELSQYIDWQKAIVQERPEDLPPGQMPRSVEVVLLDDLVDTVKPGDIVSLTGVVDLALSELRKGRPPIVTSYVQGVHVETSNKELVEEITKEDEQRILEISRRADVRELIVRSIAPSIYGYEEIKEAIACLLFGGNEIVYPDGVRVRGDVNILLIGDPGTAKSQLLKFVAKIAPRAVYTTGKGSSAAGLTAAVVRDKLTGEFYLEAGALVLADRGVAVIDEIDKMDAKDRVALHEAMEQNTVSISKAGIVATLNARAAVLAAANPAFGRYLPNRTVAENIDLPVSLLSRFDLIFVIRDEPREDFDASVAGHILDLHSGRTPESFRDILRPDFLRKYIMYARRYVRPVISEEAKERIKRFYLEMRRRYQGPGTAIAITARQLEALIRLTIAEAKMRLSPIATGEDAERAIKLYLAFLKSVGIDVESGNIDIDAIITGVPASRREAYIKVVELLKKLEEAERGPVKVDLLKAEAEKLGIPASEVQRVVDLLIRNGEAYTPRPGYIKRVV, encoded by the coding sequence GTGTCTGCTGAGGTTGAGCTTGATCTTGTGAGGGATAGGATTAGGGAGTTTGTTACGTCTAGTGAGAAGGTGTCGGATGAGGTTATCAACATGATTATTCAGCGGAAGAGGTCTCTTGAGGTGGATTTCCACGACATTCTTCTGTTTGACAAGTCTCTTGCGGATCTCTTCGTCGAGAGGCCTCGGCTTGTGTTGCCTGAGGCTGATAAGGTGGTGCAGGAGGTTGTGGAGGAGAAGGATCCGGAGACGGCGAGGGCGCTGAGGCGGTTCCACTTCAGGGTTAGGGGCTCGCCGCTGGCTGTGCCGCTTAGGAAGCTTAGGTCTGAGTACATCGGCCGCCTGATCCGCATCGAGGGGATCGTGACTAGGCAGACTCCGCCTAAGCACTTCCTCCACAGAGCGCTCTACCGGTGTACGCAGTGCGGCTACGAGATAGAGCTTCTTCAGGAGCTGGAGAGGCATGTGGAGCCCCCCGCCAAGTGCCCCCGCTGCGGGGCCTCGAAGAGCTTTACCCTCGTGACGGAGCTGAGCCAGTACATAGACTGGCAGAAGGCCATCGTGCAGGAGAGGCCGGAGGACCTCCCGCCGGGCCAGATGCCGAGGAGCGTGGAGGTTGTTCTCCTGGACGACCTCGTCGACACTGTGAAGCCGGGGGACATCGTGTCTCTCACCGGCGTCGTCGACTTGGCCCTCAGCGAGCTTAGGAAGGGGAGGCCGCCCATAGTGACGTCCTACGTCCAGGGGGTGCACGTGGAGACCTCCAACAAGGAGCTGGTGGAGGAGATCACGAAGGAGGACGAGCAACGGATTCTGGAGATCTCCCGCCGGGCCGACGTGAGGGAGCTCATCGTCCGCTCCATCGCCCCCTCGATATACGGCTACGAGGAGATAAAGGAGGCCATCGCCTGCCTCCTCTTCGGCGGCAACGAGATCGTTTACCCAGATGGGGTTAGGGTGAGGGGGGACGTCAACATACTGCTCATCGGCGACCCCGGCACCGCCAAGTCGCAGCTGCTCAAGTTCGTGGCTAAGATCGCGCCGAGGGCTGTCTACACGACGGGCAAGGGGTCGTCGGCGGCTGGCCTCACGGCGGCTGTCGTAAGGGATAAGCTGACGGGCGAGTTCTACCTAGAGGCGGGGGCCCTCGTGTTGGCCGACAGGGGGGTGGCCGTCATAGACGAGATCGACAAGATGGACGCCAAGGACAGGGTGGCGCTCCACGAGGCTATGGAGCAGAACACCGTCTCCATCAGCAAAGCCGGCATCGTGGCCACCCTAAACGCGCGGGCTGCCGTGTTGGCCGCGGCGAACCCGGCCTTCGGCCGGTATCTCCCCAACAGGACCGTGGCGGAGAACATCGACCTCCCCGTGTCTCTGCTGAGCCGCTTCGACTTGATCTTCGTGATTAGGGATGAGCCCAGGGAGGACTTCGACGCCTCTGTCGCAGGGCACATCCTCGACCTCCACTCGGGCAGAACGCCGGAGTCCTTCCGCGACATCTTGAGGCCGGACTTCCTGCGCAAGTATATAATGTACGCGAGGAGGTATGTAAGACCCGTCATCAGCGAGGAGGCCAAGGAGAGGATCAAGAGGTTCTACCTCGAGATGCGCCGCAGGTACCAGGGCCCCGGGACGGCGATCGCCATCACCGCCCGCCAGCTGGAGGCCCTCATACGTCTCACCATCGCGGAGGCCAAGATGAGGCTCTCCCCCATCGCCACCGGCGAAGACGCGGAGAGGGCCATCAAGCTGTATCTGGCCTTCCTCAAGTCGGTCGGCATCGACGTAGAATCTGGCAACATAGACATAGACGCCATAATCACGGGCGTCCCCGCGTCGAGGAGGGAGGCCTACATAAAAGTCGTCGAGCTTCTGAAGAAGCTGGAGGAGGCCGAGAGGGGGCCGGTGAAGGTGGACCTCCTCAAGGCCGAGGCGGAGAAGCTGGGGATCCCCGCCTCCGAGGTGCAGAGGGTGGTGGATCTCCTCATCCGCAACGGCGAGGCCTACACGCCGAGGCCAGGCTACATAAAACGCGTCGTATAG